The Brassica napus cultivar Da-Ae chromosome A7 unlocalized genomic scaffold, Da-Ae chrA07_Random_2, whole genome shotgun sequence genome has a segment encoding these proteins:
- the LOC106353160 gene encoding F-box/LRR-repeat protein At3g59210-like isoform X2: protein MSPRNMDDLPDNLLCQILSNLSTKEAAVTSLLSKRWRHLFALVPNLDFESFSSQHTDHTSFIDFVDRVLKLRGEDHVNKFSLKCGDGFEDEDVYPWISNVLRHGVSDLDLHVSSSLVYWLPSKVFVSKTLVRLKMGPEDGPKVKLRNVCLPKLKTLILDSVVFVEGEIGFAKLLSGCPVLEELSLRNLEWGYWGSCSVASKILKRLTLCCAHCDDNPKSVSFDTPNVVYFKYSDNIAQKYPKLNFDSLVEASIDIRMTNDQKANVRFVSNDDEEEREMVGNATELLMGICNVKTLYLSYDTLETLNFCCEAIPAFSNLTHLTIESNQEVGWESLPELLKNCPNLETLVFQGLTHKATSSPSLTHCPVKFLKILKFGEACDDDDVDMVMEIVMINHFLQKMLNLEQLIVYYNTSIEDDLVEVSSQLQMLPVVASSKCKIQMLSFNGEEA from the exons ATGTCTCCAAGAAACATGGATGATTTACCAGACAATCTTCTTTGCCAAATCTTATCCAACTTGTCTACAAAAGAAGCTGCTGTGACATCACTTCTCTCAAAAAGATGGCGACATCTGTTTGCCCTTGTACCAAATCTTGATTTCGAGAGCTTTTCCTCTCAGCATACGGATCATAcgagttttatagattttgtggATAGAGTGTTGAAGTTACGAGGGGAAGATCATGTTAACAAGTTCTCTCTAAAATGTGGAGATGGTTTTGAGGATGAAGACGTGTATCCTTGGATATCAAACGTGCTGAGACATGGTGTATCAGATCTTGATCTACACGTCTCTTCCTCATTGGTTTATTGGTTGCCTTCAAAGGTTTTTGTGAGTAAGACACTGGTTAGGCTGAAGATGGGACCTGAAGATGGTCCCAAAGTTAAACTGAGAAATGTTTGTCTTCCAAAGCTCAAGACACTGATTCTAGACTCAGTTGTGTTTGTAGAGGGTGAGATAGGGTTTGCAAAGCTTCTGTCTGGTTGTCCTGTGCTTGAGGAACTAAGTTTGCGTAATCTGGAGTGGGGTTATTGGGGTTCATGCTCTGTAGCTTCCAAAATCCTCAAGAGACTAACGCTATGTTGCGCACACTGTGATGACAATCCAAAGAGTGTATCATTTGATACTCCAAATGTTGTCTACTTCAAATATTCTGATAATATTGCGCAGAAGTATCCAAAACTGAACTTTGATTCGCTGGTTGAAGCCAGTATCGATATtcggatgacaaatgatcagaAAGCAAATGTCAGATTTGTATCTAATGATGATGAGGAGGAAAGAGAGATGGTTGGTAACGCTACAGAGCTTCTTATGGGAATATGCAATGTGAAGACCCTTTACTTATCTTATGACACTCTTGAG acACTTAACTTTTGCTGTGAAGCAATACCAGCGTTTAGCAACTTGACTCATCTAACAATTGAGAGTAACCAAGAAGTGGGATGGGAATCATTGCCAGAACTTCTCAAGAACTGTCCAAATCTTGAAACTCTTGTCTTCCAA GGACTCACTCACAAAGCTACAAGTAGTCCTTCCCTAACACATTGTCCGGTGAAGTTTCTTAAGATATTGAAATTTGGAGAAGCCTGCGATGATGACGATGTGGACATGGTGATGGAGATAGTAATGATCAACCATTTCCTACAGAAGATGTTGAATCTCGAACAGCTCATAGTATACTACAATACATCAATCGAAGATGATCTGGTTGAAGTATCAAGCCAACTTCAGATGCTTCCTGTAGTAGCTTCATCAAAGTGCAAGATCCAA atgttGTCTTTCAATGGAGAAGAAGCTTGA
- the LOC106353160 gene encoding F-box/LRR-repeat protein At3g59210-like isoform X1: MSPRNMDDLPDNLLCQILSNLSTKEAAVTSLLSKRWRHLFALVPNLDFESFSSQHTDHTSFIDFVDRVLKLRGEDHVNKFSLKCGDGFEDEDVYPWISNVLRHGVSDLDLHVSSSLVYWLPSKVFVSKTLVRLKMGPEDGPKVKLRNVCLPKLKTLILDSVVFVEGEIGFAKLLSGCPVLEELSLRNLEWGYWGSCSVASKILKRLTLCCAHCDDNPKSVSFDTPNVVYFKYSDNIAQKYPKLNFDSLVEASIDIRMTNDQKANVRFVSNDDEEEREMVGNATELLMGICNVKTLYLSYDTLETLNFCCEAIPAFSNLTHLTIESNQEVGWESLPELLKNCPNLETLVFQGLTHKATSSPSLTHCPVKFLKILKFGEACDDDDVDMVMEIVMINHFLQKMLNLEQLIVYYNTSIEDDLVEVSSQLQMLPVVASSKCKIQVISHNLGLSITLPISL, from the exons ATGTCTCCAAGAAACATGGATGATTTACCAGACAATCTTCTTTGCCAAATCTTATCCAACTTGTCTACAAAAGAAGCTGCTGTGACATCACTTCTCTCAAAAAGATGGCGACATCTGTTTGCCCTTGTACCAAATCTTGATTTCGAGAGCTTTTCCTCTCAGCATACGGATCATAcgagttttatagattttgtggATAGAGTGTTGAAGTTACGAGGGGAAGATCATGTTAACAAGTTCTCTCTAAAATGTGGAGATGGTTTTGAGGATGAAGACGTGTATCCTTGGATATCAAACGTGCTGAGACATGGTGTATCAGATCTTGATCTACACGTCTCTTCCTCATTGGTTTATTGGTTGCCTTCAAAGGTTTTTGTGAGTAAGACACTGGTTAGGCTGAAGATGGGACCTGAAGATGGTCCCAAAGTTAAACTGAGAAATGTTTGTCTTCCAAAGCTCAAGACACTGATTCTAGACTCAGTTGTGTTTGTAGAGGGTGAGATAGGGTTTGCAAAGCTTCTGTCTGGTTGTCCTGTGCTTGAGGAACTAAGTTTGCGTAATCTGGAGTGGGGTTATTGGGGTTCATGCTCTGTAGCTTCCAAAATCCTCAAGAGACTAACGCTATGTTGCGCACACTGTGATGACAATCCAAAGAGTGTATCATTTGATACTCCAAATGTTGTCTACTTCAAATATTCTGATAATATTGCGCAGAAGTATCCAAAACTGAACTTTGATTCGCTGGTTGAAGCCAGTATCGATATtcggatgacaaatgatcagaAAGCAAATGTCAGATTTGTATCTAATGATGATGAGGAGGAAAGAGAGATGGTTGGTAACGCTACAGAGCTTCTTATGGGAATATGCAATGTGAAGACCCTTTACTTATCTTATGACACTCTTGAG acACTTAACTTTTGCTGTGAAGCAATACCAGCGTTTAGCAACTTGACTCATCTAACAATTGAGAGTAACCAAGAAGTGGGATGGGAATCATTGCCAGAACTTCTCAAGAACTGTCCAAATCTTGAAACTCTTGTCTTCCAA GGACTCACTCACAAAGCTACAAGTAGTCCTTCCCTAACACATTGTCCGGTGAAGTTTCTTAAGATATTGAAATTTGGAGAAGCCTGCGATGATGACGATGTGGACATGGTGATGGAGATAGTAATGATCAACCATTTCCTACAGAAGATGTTGAATCTCGAACAGCTCATAGTATACTACAATACATCAATCGAAGATGATCTGGTTGAAGTATCAAGCCAACTTCAGATGCTTCCTGTAGTAGCTTCATCAAAGTGCAAGATCCAAGTAATCTCTCATAACCTCGGCTTATCAATTACTCTGCCCATTTCCTTGTAG